The following proteins are encoded in a genomic region of Longimicrobium sp.:
- the mprF gene encoding bifunctional lysylphosphatidylglycerol flippase/synthetase MprF, which translates to MQRASRWRLEASARIFPSPRTGPFTRDANLGKHKRKSGLQRLHALTPLFGIALFAFALWLLHRELRNYHYADLKRELRNLPHSRLLLAVALTLVSYAVMTLYDALGVRYVRRKLSYLRIAMASLVGYGISMTLGFPLLTGAPLRYRMYSRWGLTPGEIARIIGFYSTTFWLGVLSVGGLSFALDPPKLPPDFPVDPAWLRPLGWLMIVVLAAYLVLSALGTRIAIRGVRIELPSFWMAVAQVVSSSLDWVLAAWVMYALLPPNAPSFTSFFGIFLAGQILGHASHVPGGLGVFESVLLYFLTQRIPAPQVVGALLAYRAVYYLLPLGLAVLTLAGHELRRLKTRVAGPEPMAGWFSAQAPQVLAIATFVGGAILLFSVATPLDQDRLGTFRRVVPLVVSEPAHLLTAVVGVMLLLLARGVQMRLAAAWRLAVGMMAAGILFTLLKGLDWEEAAALAAMLIAMLVSRRRFHRRVPVLQEPFTPGWLVAAGVILIAAVWVGFFAYKHVEYNAGLWTTFGWEADAPRFMRALVAMSAVLVAFGVAHLARSPHAEPKPPAEDELAAARAIVALSPRADANLALLGDKPLMFNPARTAFLMFGVTGRSWVALGDPVGPAEEHEELVWRFREEADRRGAAPVFYETAAETRPLYADMGLALIKLGEEAVVELPGFSLEGDERRHPRRAWRQAHRHGVSFELVPAEGVAALVPELKAVSDEWLARRKAREMGFAMGRFDPAYLANFPHAVARLGGKVIAFATVWPAAEGTELAVDLVRWSRAAPPGIMEFLLVELMLWGRANGWRELSLGMAPLAGLAAPDVSPRAGALVFRHGEHFRDLHGLRRYKERFGAEWRPRYLAAPGGPELPRILAGIADLIAGNGREVRKYGSTKVRAGVD; encoded by the coding sequence ATGCAGCGTGCTTCCCGCTGGCGCTTGGAGGCTTCGGCGCGGATTTTTCCATCCCCACGCACCGGACCCTTCACCCGCGACGCGAACCTGGGCAAGCACAAGAGGAAATCGGGGCTGCAGCGGCTGCACGCGCTCACGCCGCTGTTCGGCATCGCGCTGTTCGCGTTCGCGCTGTGGCTGCTGCACCGCGAGCTGCGCAACTACCACTACGCCGACCTGAAGCGCGAGCTGCGCAACCTGCCGCACTCGCGGCTGCTGCTGGCGGTGGCGCTCACGCTGGTGAGCTACGCGGTGATGACGCTGTACGACGCGCTGGGCGTGCGCTACGTGCGGCGCAAGCTGTCGTACCTGCGCATCGCCATGGCGTCGCTGGTGGGCTACGGGATCAGCATGACGCTGGGGTTCCCGCTGCTCACCGGCGCGCCGCTGCGCTACCGGATGTACTCGCGCTGGGGGCTCACGCCGGGCGAGATCGCGCGCATCATCGGCTTCTACAGCACCACCTTCTGGCTGGGCGTGCTGTCGGTCGGCGGGCTCTCGTTCGCGCTGGACCCGCCGAAGCTGCCGCCCGACTTTCCCGTCGACCCCGCGTGGCTGCGGCCGCTGGGGTGGCTGATGATCGTCGTCCTGGCCGCCTACCTGGTCCTGTCGGCGCTGGGGACGCGCATCGCCATCCGCGGGGTGCGCATCGAGCTGCCGTCGTTCTGGATGGCGGTGGCGCAGGTGGTGTCGTCGTCGCTGGACTGGGTGCTGGCGGCGTGGGTGATGTACGCGCTGCTGCCGCCCAACGCGCCCAGCTTCACCTCGTTCTTCGGCATCTTCCTGGCCGGCCAGATCCTGGGCCACGCCAGCCACGTCCCCGGCGGGCTGGGCGTCTTCGAATCGGTCCTCCTCTACTTCCTCACCCAGCGCATCCCCGCGCCGCAGGTGGTCGGCGCGCTGCTGGCGTACCGCGCGGTCTACTACCTTCTCCCCCTCGGCCTCGCCGTCCTCACGCTGGCGGGGCACGAGCTGCGGCGGCTGAAGACGCGCGTGGCGGGGCCCGAGCCGATGGCCGGCTGGTTCTCGGCGCAGGCGCCGCAGGTGCTGGCGATCGCGACCTTCGTGGGCGGGGCGATCCTCCTTTTCTCCGTGGCCACGCCGCTGGACCAGGACCGGCTGGGCACCTTCCGCCGCGTCGTCCCCCTCGTGGTGAGCGAGCCGGCGCACCTGCTCACGGCGGTGGTGGGGGTGATGCTGCTCCTGCTCGCGCGCGGGGTGCAGATGCGGCTGGCGGCCGCGTGGCGGCTGGCGGTGGGGATGATGGCGGCGGGGATCCTCTTCACGCTGCTGAAGGGGCTGGACTGGGAGGAGGCCGCCGCGCTGGCCGCGATGCTGATCGCGATGCTGGTGAGCCGCCGCCGCTTCCACCGCCGCGTGCCGGTGCTGCAGGAGCCGTTCACGCCGGGGTGGCTGGTGGCGGCGGGGGTGATCCTGATCGCCGCGGTGTGGGTGGGCTTCTTCGCGTACAAGCACGTGGAGTACAACGCCGGGCTGTGGACCACGTTCGGGTGGGAGGCCGACGCGCCGCGCTTCATGCGCGCGCTGGTGGCCATGTCCGCCGTCCTCGTCGCGTTCGGCGTCGCCCACCTGGCGCGCTCGCCGCACGCCGAGCCGAAGCCGCCGGCGGAGGACGAGCTCGCGGCGGCGCGGGCGATCGTCGCACTCTCCCCGCGCGCGGACGCGAACCTGGCGCTGCTGGGCGACAAGCCGCTGATGTTCAACCCCGCGCGGACGGCGTTCCTGATGTTCGGCGTCACCGGGCGCAGCTGGGTGGCGCTGGGCGACCCGGTGGGGCCGGCGGAGGAGCACGAGGAGCTGGTCTGGCGCTTCCGCGAGGAGGCCGACCGGCGCGGGGCGGCGCCGGTGTTCTACGAGACGGCGGCGGAAACGCGCCCGCTGTACGCCGACATGGGGCTGGCGCTGATCAAGCTGGGCGAGGAGGCGGTGGTGGAGCTCCCCGGCTTCTCGCTGGAGGGCGACGAGCGCCGCCACCCGCGCCGCGCCTGGAGGCAGGCGCACCGCCACGGCGTCAGCTTCGAGCTGGTGCCGGCGGAGGGCGTCGCGGCTCTGGTCCCCGAGCTGAAGGCGGTGTCCGACGAGTGGCTGGCGCGGCGCAAGGCGCGGGAGATGGGATTCGCGATGGGGCGCTTCGATCCCGCGTACCTCGCCAACTTCCCGCACGCCGTGGCGCGGCTGGGGGGGAAGGTGATCGCCTTCGCGACGGTGTGGCCGGCGGCGGAGGGAACGGAGCTGGCGGTGGACCTGGTGCGCTGGTCGCGCGCCGCGCCGCCGGGGATCATGGAGTTCCTGCTGGTGGAGCTGATGCTGTGGGGCAGGGCGAACGGCTGGCGCGAGCTGAGCCTGGGGATGGCGCCGCTCGCGGGGCTGGCCGCGCCCGACGTGTCGCCGCGCGCGGGCGCGCTCGTGTTCCGCCACGGCGAGCACTTCCGCGACCTGCACGGGCTGCGGCGCTACAAGGAGCGCTTCGGCGCGGAGTGGCGGCCGCGCTATCTGGCCGCGCCCGGCGGCCCGGAGC